In Crinalium epipsammum PCC 9333, the genomic window TCAAGTCCTACATCAAACTCCAAAAAGTTAGCTCACTGGTAGAGCGGTCGGCTAATAACCGATTGGTTATAGGTTCGATTCCTATACTTTTCACCAACCCTGTCCGGGTCAAAAGACACTACTCTGCAACAGTAGCTTTTCTCAATTCTCTTACAAACTCTGTGATGTAGGTGCTTATTACTGGTCGTCACTTTGTGATGATTGGTAGTAACAGTAAAGAAGCTAGTGCAATTGTTCTCTCCCTAACTTGAGTATGTCCCTTCGTTTAACCTATCCAGTTTTCACAGAACTGGCAAAGCGAACGGCATATTTGATCGCTGTTTGTTTGTAGATTGCTCTTGAGTAATCTAGGTGCAGCAATCTTAATCCAGTTTTTGAGACGCAATTTGCCCGCAACTGAACTGTAAACGCTTACATTTGCAGAGTTTTAAAATATGTTGTAGTATATGTATTACAAAATAAATTGAGTTTTGCATTAAAAAAATTATATTTTATAAGCAAAATTTATAAATTCTGGATCAAACCTGATGTTTTGGCTAAAACTGACCAAATTTTCTTGGCAAATTTCTATGTGGAAAACTTTTTATATCAAACCTAACGAAATTGGCATCTTATATCACCGTAGTGATTTTAAGAAGGTTTTACAGCCTGGTACTTACACTTATTTTGGTCGGCACTGGCAAGTTAAAACTTATGATCTTAATCAGCCTGAAGCCAAGATTGAGAACTTAGAACTGTTGCTGCGAAATCATAGTTCGGAGTTACAAGAATATTTTTTAATAGTTAGAACTTCATTTAACCAAGCGGCTTTAGTTCGTTTGGGGCAAAATTGGGTAACAATTCAACCCAATCAATTACGAGCTTTTTGGCGTGGTTTTATTGAGGTAGAATGCCATATTTTCAACTTGGATGAAAGCTTGGAATTACCTGCTCAGTTCGTACAGCAATTACGTGGAATTGCTTTAAATGGAGTTAGGAAATTCCAAATTTCTGAGTCTGATATTGGTTTACTTTATGTGCAGAATAACTTTGTGCGATCGCTCTCACCAGGCGAGTATGCTTTCTGGACTGTAGATCGCGATGTTGTAGTACGCACTCTCAGCCGTATTATACCTAATCCAGACTTTCCTTTGGAAGAAGTACTGATTGAGCAACATCCTGATTTTGTAGCTGCTTACTGCGAAATAGTACAGGTATTAAATCATCAAGTAGCGATCGTCCGCTATCAAGGTAAAGTAATCTCCATCTTGGCTCCAGGTAGCCGCAAGCTGTTTTGGCAAGGTGTTGAGGTACAAGTGATTGACATTAGCACCGATGCTAAATTACCACCCCGCCTTGTTGCAGAGTTAGTATCTAATACACCACAAGTACTATCCTTAAGCCACAATTTTTTGCATATTCGGGAAGTCCCAGCACAGCAAATTGGGCTACTGTACATTAATCAAGAGTTTCAAACGCTACTCCAACCAGGAATACACGCTTGGTGGATATTTGGACGCTCTTGGCAAACGGAAACAATCGACCTCCGCTTGCAAACTTTGGAAGTATCCGGTCAAGATATCCTGTCTAAGGATAAAGTGCCTCTGCGC contains:
- a CDS encoding slipin family protein; the encoded protein is MWKTFYIKPNEIGILYHRSDFKKVLQPGTYTYFGRHWQVKTYDLNQPEAKIENLELLLRNHSSELQEYFLIVRTSFNQAALVRLGQNWVTIQPNQLRAFWRGFIEVECHIFNLDESLELPAQFVQQLRGIALNGVRKFQISESDIGLLYVQNNFVRSLSPGEYAFWTVDRDVVVRTLSRIIPNPDFPLEEVLIEQHPDFVAAYCEIVQVLNHQVAIVRYQGKVISILAPGSRKLFWQGVEVQVIDISTDAKLPPRLVAELVSNTPQVLSLSHNFLHIREVPAQQIGLLYINQEFQTLLQPGIHAWWIFGRSWQTETIDLRLQTLEVSGQDILSKDKVPLRLNLTAGFRILDPLKAKNSLSDVPGFLYKELQFALRGAVGEQTLDALLENKGAIDTSIAQYIREKTAEYGIEFDSVGVKDIILPGEIKDILSKVVEAEKSAQANVVRRREETAATRSMLNTAKVMEDNPVALRLKELEVLERIAEKIDRIQVNGSLDNILTDLIRMNKP